The genomic interval CCCTCACAGCGTCCTTCAGGACTTTCTGAACAGGTCCGACGACGCCCTTTGGGGCATCCTGTCCAACGGCCTGATCCTTCGGGTCCTCAGGGACAACGTCAGCCTGACCCGTCAGGCCTTCGTCGAGTTCGACCTACAGGCCATGATGGAGGGAGAGAGATACTCCGACTTCGTCCTGCTGTGGCTCCTGTGCCATCAGTCCAGAGTGGAGGGAGAGAGAGGAGAAAACTGCTGGCTTGAGCGGTGGTCACGGACCGCAAGGGACCAGGGAGTCCGTGCTTTAGACGTCTTGAGGGACGGGGTTCAAAGCGCCATAGAGACCTTGGGCAGAGGGTTCATCGCCCACAGGTCCAACGGAGAACTGCGAGACCGCCTTAGAGACGGAGACCTTCTCGGTCAGGACTACTATCGTCAGATCCTGAGGCTGGTCTATCGGCTGATATTCCTCTTCGTGGCGGAGGACCGGGAACTGCTCCTCCTCCCCGAAACCGCCGGAGATATAAGGGATATATACAAAAAACACTACTCCACCGCCCGACTCCGAAAAAACGCCCAGAGGATCAGGGGAACGGACCATCCAGACCTCTACCGGGCCCTGAGGCTGGTCATGGATCGACTGTCCTCGGACCAGGGCTGTCCCGAGCTGGGGCTTCCGGCCCTTGGGGGATTTCTGTTCTCAAATCCCGCGATAAAGGACCTGAGGACCTCGGAGCTATCAAACTCCCATCTTCTGGAGGCCATAAGGCTTTTGGCCTTCAGGACCGAAAACCACGGACTTCGCCCTGTGGACTTCAAAAACCTAGGGGCCGAAGAGCTGGGAAGCGTTTACGAATCCCTTCTGGAGCTTCACCCAGTCATAGACCTGAGCGGTGCGGGGTTCACCCTCTCCTCCGCGGCGGGAAACGAGCGAAAGACCACCGGGAGCTACTACACCCCCGAATCGCTGATCCACTGCCTGATGGACTCGGCGCTGGACCCGGTTTTAAACGAGGCGGTCAAAAAAGAGGACCCCGAAAGGGCCCTGCTGGACCTTAAGATATGCGACCCAGCCTGCGGAAGCGGACACTTCCTCATAGCCGCCGCCAACAGGCTCGCCAAAAAGCTGGCGGCGGTCCGCACCGGCGACGACGAACCGTCCCCTGACTCGGTCCGAAAGGCCATGAGAGACGTCGTAGGTCGGTGTATCTTCGGAGTGGACATAAACCCCATGTCGGTGGAACTGTGCAAGGTCGGCCTCTGGATGGAGGCTCTGGAGCCTGGGAAACCTCTCTCCTTCCTTGACCACCACATAAGGTGCGGAAACAGCCTTCTCGGAACCACCCCGGCCCTCATGGCGAGAGGCATACCGGACGACGCCTTCAAGGCCATCCAGGGCGACGACAAAGATGTGGCAAAAGACCTGAGAAAATGCAACAAAAACGCGAAAGGATCGCTGGACCGGCTGAACGCCGGGGAGATATTCTCAAGCTCCTTCGCCGAGCTTTCCAGAGCGATGGAAAAGCTGGGCTCTATAGACGACAGCTCCATATCGGGCATAAGGGACAGGGAGGAGGCCTTCGGCGAATATTTCCGGTCGGACCGATACGAAAAGGCCAAGCTTCTGGCCGACGGATGGTGCTCCGCCTTCGTCTGGGACATGGTTCCTGGGTCCCCTCCTGCCCCCACCGAGGACCTGTACAGGCAGATGGCCCACGACATGAGGGGGGTTCCAGAATCCACGATACGGGAGATCCAGCGCATAGCCCAGAGGTACGGCTTCTTCCACTGGCATCTTGCCTTTCCCACCGTCTTCAGGATCCCCGCCCACGGCAGGTTCCCAGAGGACACGGTGACCGGCTGGGAGGGCGGCTTCGACTGCGTACTGGGCAACCCACCGTGGGAGAGGATCAAAATCCAGGAAAAAGAGTGGTTCGCCGACAAAGATCAGGAGGTGGCAAAGGCGGCCAACGCCTCGGAGAGACGTAAAAAGATAGAGGCCCTCAGGGAGAAGGACCCGGACCTTCACAGAGCGTTCACGGAGGACCTGAGGGTTGCGGAGGGATCGACCTACATGGTCCGGTCCAGCGGACTCTACCCCCTCTGCGGATCGGGGGACGTCAACACCTACACCCTGTTCGCCGAGATGATGAGACACCTCCAGTCGAAGGAAGGGAGGGTAGGCTGTGTCGTACCCTCAGGCATAGCCACCGACAACACCACCCAGTGGTACTTCAGGGACATCATGGAGAGGGGAAACCTGGCATCGCTCTACGATTTCGAGAACAGAAAGGGAATTTTCCCGGGAGTCCATAAAAGTTACAAGTTCTGCCTCCTGACCCTCACAGGGGACCACCGTCCCGTCGCAGAGGCGAGCTTCGCCTTCTTCCTGCTCGACCCGGAGGAGCTTCGAGGAAACAGGCCTCTAACTTTGTCCTCCCAGGACATAGCCCTGATAAACCCCAACACCAGGACCTGCCCCATATTCAGGACCGCCAGGGACGGCGAGATAACCAAGTCGGTCTACAGAGTGGTCCCCATACTGATCGACGACAACAGAGAGGACGGAAACCCCTGGGGAATCTCGTTTAAAGCGATGTTTCACATGTCCAACGACTCAGGGCTGTTCATGACCTTGGACCAGCTGGAGGGGAAGGGCTGGACCTTGAAAGGAAACGTCTTCGAGAGAGAGGGGCTCAGATACCTTCCCCTCTACGAGGCGAAGATGGTCCACCAGTTCGACCATAGGTGGGCCACCTACGAAGGAGCCGACTGTCGGGACGTCTCGAACCAGGAGAGACGAAACCCCAGCTTTTCCCCCCTGCCCAGATACTGGGTCCCCGAGGAGGAGGTACGGTCCAGGCTTGAGGACCGATGGGACAGAGGCTGGCTGCTAGGATGGCGAGATATATGCAGAAGCACCGACGAACGGACGGTGATATCAAGCGTAATTCCTTACGGGGGAGTAGGGCATAAATTTTTGTTGATATTCTCTGATCTTCATACCGTTGCACTATCTTTCTTACATGCTAACCTTTCAAGTTTTATTTTTGATTATATTACACGTCAAAAACATGGGGGAATAAGTCTCAGTTATCACGTCTTCAAGCAGCTCCCAATCCTCCCACCCCATGTCTACGACCGTGCCTGTCCATGGGATCGAGGGACGACCCTGGACCGGTGGATCGGGGCCAGAGTCCTTGAGCTGGTCTACACCGCCTCCGACATGGAGTCCTTCGCCAGGGACCTGGGCTTCGACGGACCGCCCTTTTCCTGGGACGATAACCGCCGCTTCGTCATCCGGTGCGAGCTGGACGCCGCCTTCTTCCACCTCTACGGCTTGTCCAGAGAGGACGTGGAATACGTCATAGAGACCTTCTCTATCGTGAAGAAAAAGGACCAGTCCGCCTACGGCGAGTTCCGAACGAAGAGGACCATACTGGAGATATTCGACTCGATGAAGGACTCCATAGACCAGGGACACCCCTACGTAACAGCCCTATCCCCGGAACCGGGGTTATTGCCCTAACGTCACTTAAATCTATATATCAGGAGGGGTTTTAAGATGAAAAAAATCACCCTTGCTTTGAGTTTAATCCTTGTTTTTTCGACTATAGCGATAGCGATGAACAAGGTCGATCTCTCTGTTCAAGAAATGATTATTCAACCACATGGAGAAGATATTATATACACAAATAATTTTCACGATGAAACAATGGCTCTTCAGTGCAGATTGAGTTGGTTTTGCGTCTATAGCAAAATATCTAACCCAACCGACAATATAATGTTTGTCTCTTGGCGAAAATCTGCTTTTATAGACGTAAACGGAAATTCCCACAAAGTAGTTCCCGGTCAAACGCTCGTCATCGACATGACAAGAGACGTTCCCGACACGATGATTCCACCTCATACTAGCGCCCAAATAGATATCTACCCACATGGTTTTTGGCAAAATAATAACGACTACAAAATGATATTAGATTATCCAGTGTCAAGGAACTTGTTTGGGGTTATTGTCGACATACGCGGTAAAAAATCAAAGGAATACCACAAGTTCGCCAGAAAATATTCAGGTCAAAGTTTAGGCTTGATCCTATGCCTAACTGACGGCGAAGGAAAAGACCTTTACTATAACTTTAAACTAAACCTAGATTTCGACAAAGGGCTCGAAAAATACTTGGCATCAGGGGGAGAAAGCGAACATCCAGGCTTTGCAAATGAAAAACCCGCTCCAAATGTGGGCTTATCACTGGAAAGCAACGTAATCAGCGAGGTAAAAGAAGGTAGCCTGGCTGAAAAGGCTGGGCTACAAAAGGGAGATCGGATCATTGAAATCAACGGTAAAAAAATCGATAAGATAGAAAATCCGGAGCAATATATCAAAGAGAGAGCTACCGCAGGCTTTTCTGTAATGATAATGTTTGATCGGTCAGGCATCACCGATTTAGCCACGCTAAAACTATAAATCAATACTTCAAATAAAGAGGACCATACTGGAAATATCCAACTCGAAAAAGGACTCCATATACAAAGGAGGCCCCTACATCACAGCCCTATCGCAAGAACCGGGATGGTCGCTGTGCCATCAAACCAAGATAGGAGGGCTTTAGAATATGACTCAAACACATCCATCTGTACGTGAAATATGGTTAAATTATATGAACCAGGAGGGCATATCGGAGACCGAGGCCCCGGCCTACGAGTCCTGGTACTTCTGCGACAACGAGGCAGACGCCGACGAGCTGGCCCAGCTGGTTTTGGACGGAGTTAAGAGGGCAACAGCGTCCTCTCTGGAGGCAATGGAGGAGGGCGGGGAAGAGATCCCCAAGGTCGGGGGATTCTCGGTCATCACCGACTGGGAGGGTGTCGCCAAGTGCATAATAAGGACCGAGGCGATAGAGATAGTCCCTTTCCGCGAGGTCACCGCCCAGTTCGCCGCCACGGAAGGAGAGGGAGACCGCTCCCTGGAATTTTGGCGGGAGGTGCACAGGCGATTTTTCACCAGAGAGCTCGAATCGGTGGGGCTCAAGTTCCACGAGGAAACCCCGGTCATATGCGAGACCTTCTCGGTGGTTTACCCTCCTCGGTGAGGTCCACCACGTTTTTTGGTACACTCTCAACTAGAAGAGGCCAGTAGCCTCACGAAGGAGGGATTTTATATG from Dethiosulfovibrio salsuginis carries:
- a CDS encoding Eco57I restriction-modification methylase domain-containing protein: MKNRDERTFATIRTEGALLPPDILQRIGTSKDLDGLRPEDYHLVKGERLNEAINRSWNRLVGIWSSFVKGQETLPSGDVGTSLTRERWLLPLFQELGYGRLQGSRAVELDGKSYAISHRWENTPIHLVGCNVELDRRTAKVAGASRTSPHSVLQDFLNRSDDALWGILSNGLILRVLRDNVSLTRQAFVEFDLQAMMEGERYSDFVLLWLLCHQSRVEGERGENCWLERWSRTARDQGVRALDVLRDGVQSAIETLGRGFIAHRSNGELRDRLRDGDLLGQDYYRQILRLVYRLIFLFVAEDRELLLLPETAGDIRDIYKKHYSTARLRKNAQRIRGTDHPDLYRALRLVMDRLSSDQGCPELGLPALGGFLFSNPAIKDLRTSELSNSHLLEAIRLLAFRTENHGLRPVDFKNLGAEELGSVYESLLELHPVIDLSGAGFTLSSAAGNERKTTGSYYTPESLIHCLMDSALDPVLNEAVKKEDPERALLDLKICDPACGSGHFLIAAANRLAKKLAAVRTGDDEPSPDSVRKAMRDVVGRCIFGVDINPMSVELCKVGLWMEALEPGKPLSFLDHHIRCGNSLLGTTPALMARGIPDDAFKAIQGDDKDVAKDLRKCNKNAKGSLDRLNAGEIFSSSFAELSRAMEKLGSIDDSSISGIRDREEAFGEYFRSDRYEKAKLLADGWCSAFVWDMVPGSPPAPTEDLYRQMAHDMRGVPESTIREIQRIAQRYGFFHWHLAFPTVFRIPAHGRFPEDTVTGWEGGFDCVLGNPPWERIKIQEKEWFADKDQEVAKAANASERRKKIEALREKDPDLHRAFTEDLRVAEGSTYMVRSSGLYPLCGSGDVNTYTLFAEMMRHLQSKEGRVGCVVPSGIATDNTTQWYFRDIMERGNLASLYDFENRKGIFPGVHKSYKFCLLTLTGDHRPVAEASFAFFLLDPEELRGNRPLTLSSQDIALINPNTRTCPIFRTARDGEITKSVYRVVPILIDDNREDGNPWGISFKAMFHMSNDSGLFMTLDQLEGKGWTLKGNVFEREGLRYLPLYEAKMVHQFDHRWATYEGADCRDVSNQERRNPSFSPLPRYWVPEEEVRSRLEDRWDRGWLLGWRDICRSTDERTVISSVIPYGGVGHKFLLIFSDLHTVALSFLHANLSSFIFDYITRQKHGGISLSYHVFKQLPILPPHVYDRACPWDRGTTLDRWIGARVLELVYTASDMESFARDLGFDGPPFSWDDNRRFVIRCELDAAFFHLYGLSREDVEYVIETFSIVKKKDQSAYGEFRTKRTILEIFDSMKDSIDQGHPYVTALSPEPGLLP
- a CDS encoding ASCH domain-containing protein, encoding MTQTHPSVREIWLNYMNQEGISETEAPAYESWYFCDNEADADELAQLVLDGVKRATASSLEAMEEGGEEIPKVGGFSVITDWEGVAKCIIRTEAIEIVPFREVTAQFAATEGEGDRSLEFWREVHRRFFTRELESVGLKFHEETPVICETFSVVYPPR
- a CDS encoding PDZ domain-containing protein; translated protein: MKKITLALSLILVFSTIAIAMNKVDLSVQEMIIQPHGEDIIYTNNFHDETMALQCRLSWFCVYSKISNPTDNIMFVSWRKSAFIDVNGNSHKVVPGQTLVIDMTRDVPDTMIPPHTSAQIDIYPHGFWQNNNDYKMILDYPVSRNLFGVIVDIRGKKSKEYHKFARKYSGQSLGLILCLTDGEGKDLYYNFKLNLDFDKGLEKYLASGGESEHPGFANEKPAPNVGLSLESNVISEVKEGSLAEKAGLQKGDRIIEINGKKIDKIENPEQYIKERATAGFSVMIMFDRSGITDLATLKL